One window of Cygnus atratus isolate AKBS03 ecotype Queensland, Australia chromosome 17, CAtr_DNAZoo_HiC_assembly, whole genome shotgun sequence genomic DNA carries:
- the TCTN1 gene encoding tectonic-1, with protein sequence MMAALRPGAFLLLLLSPPLRAAEPSPEPPAPPETRAAAGERLRSRPAPVTDVAKLCACDLLVAQCDVNCCCDPDCSAADFSLFTACSVPIVTGDSRLCSQKAAVYSLDVKANPPERVFQLIDHVNPSVFCIHATNYKQALYFPSPEMPTPENFDELFKKFGSAAFSAEPESWTLDSDAPNPSDANETYRYEYGVPVQTVDGFLRLPSPVVSSRCSDANPAGFLVSQATKCIRSVSVGKCSNIQAVSMLFYINSSILAVPKSSQMVNITVQSVVIQSLNGMRTLLNSKDVLRHPMILDELCMNVVLGVSYHITYTDAGEIIEAAASFVLGAINKEALSVQQSFEISFTQVNTKPVPLSGNPGYVAGLPVRAGFRPQGSGIIQSTNAYGQLTILQSTSNQDCLTAQGGRTPVLFGYNMISGCKLRITAAVKCQPLTQALLDLLKGQSFPEYVASFGNSQAQNVHDWVPIIHLQNSEQSSCQIPVSLEIEVKWTKYGSLVNPQARIVNVTATTTTTTLKQLPSGRERTIPILSSVVFTDISSPAEPGYKAWPTINAKLPFDFFFPFV encoded by the exons ATGATGGCGGCGCTGAGGCCCGGggcctttctcctcctcctcctgtctcCGCCGCTCCGGGCAGCGGagcccagccccgagcccccggcGCCACCGGAGACCCGCGCTGCCGCCGGGGAGCGGCTCCGCAGCAGGCCGGCCCCGGTCACGGACG TTGCCAAGCTGTGCGCTTGTGATCTGTTGGTGGCACAGTGCGATGTAAATTGCTGTTGTGACCCTGACTGCAGCGCAGCAGATTTCAGTCTCTTTACTGCATGTTCAGTTCCTATCGTCAC AGGTGATAGCCGCCTTTGTAGTCAGAAAGCTGCCGTATATTCACTTGATGTTAAAGCAAATCCACCGGAAAGGGTATTTCAATTAATTGACCACGTCAATCCCAGTGTTTTCTGCATTCATGCTACAAACT ATAAACAAGCACTGTACTTTCCTTCCCCTGAAATGCCTACTCCTGAAAATTTTGACGAACTGTTTAAAAAGTTTGGAAgtgctgctttcagtgctgaACCTGAGAGCTGGACTCTGGACTCAGATGCTCCAAATCCTTCTGATGCAAATGAAACTTACAGATATGAG TATGGTGTTCCTGTACAGACAGTGGATGGATTCCTAAGGCTGCCTAGTCCTGTTGTCTCCTCTCGGTGCTCTGATGCGAACCCTGCAG GGTTTTTAGTAAGCCAGGCTACAAAATGCATTAGGTCAGTAAGTGTGGGAAAATGCAGCAACATTCAAGCGGTCAGTATGCTGTTCTATATCAACTCCAGCATTTTAGCA GTGCCCAAATCAAGTCAGATG gttaATATTACTGTCCAGTCTGTAGTCATCCAGTCTCTGAATGGAATGCGGACTTTACTTAACAGTAAGGATGTCCTCAGGCACCCTATGATTTTGGATGAACTGTGCATGAATGTAGTTCTTGGG gtGAGTTATCATATTACATACACAGATGCAGGAGAAATAATAGAAGCAGCTGCTTCTTTTGTCTTGGGGGCAATTAACAAAGAAGCACTTTCAGTACAACAGAGCTTTGAAATCAGCTTTACTCAG GTAAATACAAAGCCAGTTCCTCTCAGTGGCAACCCTGGTTATGTTGCTGGACTGCCTGTAAGAGCAGGTTTCAGGCCACAAGG ATCTGGCATCATTCAGAGTACCAACGCATACGGTCAACTCACCATTCTGCAAAGTACATCCAACCAGGACTGCCTCACAGCACAGGGGGGCAGAACCCCAGTGCTATTTGGTTACAACATGATATCAGGCTGTAAGTTACG AATTACAGCAGCTGTGAAATGCCAGCCCTTGACTCAGGCCCTCCTAGATTTACTGAAGGGACAAAGCTTTCCTGAATACGTGGCCTCATTTGGAAATTCCCAAGCCCAGAATGTGCATGACTGGGTGCCAATAATTCACCTCCAAAACTCAGAACAG AGCTCCTGCCAAATACCAGTATCACTTGAAATAGAAGTGAAGTGGACTAAATATGGATCCCTAGTCAATCCACAAGCCAGAATAGTAAATGTTACCGCAACAACCACTACCACCACATTGAAGCAG cttccctcaggaagGGAAAGGACTATTCCTATACTAAGCTCTGTTGTTTTCACGGATATTTCTTCACCTGCAGAGCCAGGCTATAAAGCTTGGCCCACCATTAATGCCAAATtgccttttgattttttctttccatttgtctAA
- the HVCN1 gene encoding voltage-gated hydrogen channel 1, producing the protein MSRYLKHFTVVGDDPVQWSNDYQKWEEEEEEHGGKQTDSEIKLEPSRIHVSFQDVMKTLFSSHRFQILVVCLVIVDALLVLGELLMDLKIIHPDKHHIAPKVFHYLSLSILTIFLVEVSFKVFVYGREFFHHKFEVLDGVVVIVSFILDLVLLFREHEFEAVGLLILLRLWRVARIINGIILSVKTRSEQQVSKLKQANLKLVTKVEQLEHSCAEKEREIERLNKILKQHGLISEQK; encoded by the exons ATGTCCAGGTACCTGAAGCACTTCACGGTGGTGGGGGACGACCCCGTGCAGTGGAGCAACGACTATCAGaaatgggaggaggaggaagaagagcatgGGGGGAAGCAGACAGACTCGGAGATCAAACTGGAGCCCTCCCGGATCCACGTCTCCTTCCAGGATGTGATGAAGACGCTCTTCAGCTCGCACAGGTTTCAG ATCCTGGTTGTCTGCTTGGTCATCGTGGATGCCTTGCTGGTCCTCGGGGAATTGCTTATGGACTTGAAGATCATCCATCCGGACAAACATCACATAGCCCCAAAG GTCTTTCACTACCTCTCCCTTTCCATTTTAACCATCTTCCTGGTCGAGGTGAGCTTTAAAGTCTTTGTCTATGGCCGGGAGTTCTTCCACCACAAGTTCGAAGTGCTGGACGGCGTCGTCGTCATCGTGTCGTTCATCCTCGACCTCGTCCTCCTCTTTCGGGAGCACGAGTTTGAAGCTGTCGGGCTCCTGATACTGCTGCGGCTGTGGCGCGTGGCCAGGATTATCAACG GTATAATTTTATCCGTAAAGACCCGCTCTGAACAACAAGTGTCCAAGCTAAAGCAAGCAAACCTGAAACTTGTGACAAAGGTGGAACAACTTGagcacagctgtgcagagaag GAGCGAGAAATTGAGAGGCTTAACAAGATACTAAAACAGCACGGACTCATCAGTGAACAAAAATAG